Sequence from the Marinibacterium anthonyi genome:
TCGCGCGCCCGTCATCGCGACGCTTGACGCGATGCTGTCGTGCCTGCCGCCCAGGCGGTCGCATCACACGGTCTTTGCCTCGAACGCCACGCTGACCTTTCGGCGCAACGGGATCACCGACCGGACATTGCGGCGCCACGTGGCCCTGCTGCAGGAGGCCGGCCTGCTGCGGCGGCACGACAGTCCGAACGGCAAGCGCTACACCCGGCACAGCGCCGTCGAAGGCCGCGCCCTGCGCTTCGGCTTCGACCTGTCGCCCTTGTTCGACCGCCTGCACGAGATCGCATCGATGGCCGCCCAGACCCTGCGCGAGCAGGAGCGGATCGCCTATCTGCGCTGCAAGGTCCGGGCGATCACCGGGGAAATGCTGCGCCTTGATCCGCAAGACGAGGGTGCCCTGGCCGCCCGCACGGCGCTGCGTCGGAAACTGTCGCTTGAGCAGGTTCAGGATCTGCTTGCCTGCCTGCCCGACAAGGTCACCAAGGCGGAAGGATCGGCCACCGAGGATGACCACACCCCAGAGAGAATGTCCGCCAGCGACGGCCAGAATGTCCGCCACCATCATAGATCAAATAAAGAACATACTGATAAGGAAAGCGCCCAGCCTGTGGAACAAGTCACGAAACCTGCCAAGGTGACGGTGCCCCAACTTCTGGCCAGTTGCCCCCAGGCTGCGGAATTTTCGCTGAGAGCCATCGAAACGGTAGGAGATGTCATCCAGCATGCCCGAACCCTGGCACCCATGCTGGGGATACGCGACAGCGACGTCATCGCGGCTCAACGGCGGTTCGGGCCTTACGGGGTGGCGTTGACGATCTGGGCGATTGTCGAATTCCACGATCGGATCAAGGTGGTCGGGGCGTATTTCCGGGCGCTCACCACGGGGGCGAAAAGCGCCGGGTTCGATCCGGGACAGCTGGTCCGGCGGCTTGGCGCGGGTCGCCAATGTACGGCCTGAGACGTTGAATTGTCCGCGGACAATCTTGCGAAGGGCAGGGGGCCTGGCACTTCGGCTTTGCGTCGGGCCTGCCTTCGGATAGTCTGGGTGAAACAATTATGCGCCTGATTGCCGACGTCAGGTCGCATGAGGCGCGGACAGCCTGACATCGCGTATCCAAATTTGGCCAGAACCTGATACACAAACCGCCCCGTTTTATCCTGCCTCATCATGTCCAATAAGTTTGAACCATCGGGCCTGCACGGACCCCGCGGGTGGCGTCTCATCTGTCGTCGTGACCGGGTGTACCCGCCTGCCCTGCGGGACTCGGTCCGCGCCCCTTGCGAGGCCCGGTCATTGACCGCAATCATCGAAGAGTCGGTCGGACAGACGCCATGATGTCGCGTAACGGACATCCAGGGAGGCGACGATGGCCGACAAGACGTTGTTGTTTCACTCCGGGGTGCGCGACGCACTGCTCAAGGGCGCGCCCCCTGCGGCGGGAGCGTGATCCGCATGTCCGAACCATCGCCAAAGATCACGCCGATCATCCCCCGGGGAAACCAGCTGATCGCAGCGCGGCTGCAGGAATATTCCGACCTCCTGGCCGCCCAGGGCGAAGACGGCTTTCGCGTCAGGGCCTACGGCACCGCCGCGCACGAGATCGACACCCTGCCCACATCCGTCCGTGCCATCTTTGAAACCGGCGGGACCGCGGCGCTGGTCGACCTGCGCGGGTTCGGACGCGGGATTGCCGCGGCCAGCGCCGAGCTGCGGACAACCAGGCACCGGCGGCAGCTCGACCGGCTGAAGGGCAGCCTCACGCCCGAGGTGGTGTTTCGCACGATCCCCGGCATCGGCACGCAGATGGCCAGGCGGCTCGTCGATGTGCTGGAGGTTGAAACCCTCGAAGATCTCGAAACCGCGCTGCGCCTGGACAAGACCCCGGTGCCCCACTGCGCCCCGGGCAACCGCCTCGCGGAAAACGTGATGGACCCCGTTGATAGCCATCAATGTCCTGACGCCGCATCGATGCGATCGTCCTGCACCCCTATTCGAAGGAGCCGAGACATGGACGTCTCTGAAGCGATGCATGTTCACGCCGACTGGGCCAGCGCCGATACCCCCGTCAGTGAAATCGCGATCATGATGATGAAGGATGACATCGGCGCCATACCCGTCGGCAAGGACGACAGGCTGATCGGCATGATCACGGACCGCGACATCGCGCTGCGGGTCGTCGCGGCGGGGCTGGATCCGAAAAAAACCACGGCCGAGCAGGTCATGACCAGGGGGATCGTCTTCTGCCGCACCTCGGAAACGCTCGAAGACGCCATCCACCTGATGGATCAGAAGAAGATCCGGCGGCTGCCGGTGCTCGACAAGGACAAGCGGCTGGTGGGCATGCTCAGCCTGGGCGATATCGCACATTCGACCAACCGCGAGCTGTCCGGCGAACTGCTGCACGCCATCGCCGATCACCATAAATGAACCAGCTCCGCGCGCCCCGACACCGCCGGTGACAAGACAAAGCCGGTTTCGCCGGGATCCGGGGGCAGCCGGGTCTCACGCTCACTTAAACCTTGCAATTCCTCCATCACGTGGAATATTTGCAAGGTATGTACACCAGAACCACCATAAACGCCGTCCTGCCCGCCCTAGACCAGCAGGCCGCCGTCGTCCTCCTTGGTCCGCGTCAGGTCGGCAAGACCACCCTCGCCCTCGACATCGCCAAAGAACGCCCGTCGGTCTATCTGGACCTCGAGCGCGAGGCGGACCGCCAGGTTCTGGCCGAACCCGATCTCTATCTCGACGAACAGGCCGGCCGGCTGGTCATCCTCGACGAAGTCCAGCAAATGCCGGGCCTCTTCAAGACCCTGCGCGGACAGATCGACCGGCGCAGGCGCCAGGGGTTCCGTACCGGGCAGTTCCTGCTGCTTGGCTCGGCGTCGAATGTTCTTCTCCACCAATCGGCCGAATCCCTGGCCGGCCGGGTACGCTATATCGAAATGCCGCCTCTGCTTCTGGACGAGGTCGGACAGGATGGGTTGAACGATCTCTGGCTGCGCGGCGGCTTTCCCGACAGTTTCCAGGCCGAAAGCGATCGCGCCAGCATGGCGTGGCGCGAAGACTTCATGCGCACCTATCTCGAACGCGACATCCCTGCCCTCGGCCCCCGCATTCCCGCAACGACGCTGCGCCGGTTCTGGACCATGCTGGCCCATGCGCAGGGCGGGCTTCTGAACGCCGCCATGCTCGCCAAAAGCCTTGGCGTCTCGGGGCAGACCGTGGGC
This genomic interval carries:
- the hrp1 gene encoding Hypoxic response protein 1, producing the protein MSEPSPKITPIIPRGNQLIAARLQEYSDLLAAQGEDGFRVRAYGTAAHEIDTLPTSVRAIFETGGTAALVDLRGFGRGIAAASAELRTTRHRRQLDRLKGSLTPEVVFRTIPGIGTQMARRLVDVLEVETLEDLETALRLDKTPVPHCAPGNRLAENVMDPVDSHQCPDAASMRSSCTPIRRSRDMDVSEAMHVHADWASADTPVSEIAIMMMKDDIGAIPVGKDDRLIGMITDRDIALRVVAAGLDPKKTTAEQVMTRGIVFCRTSETLEDAIHLMDQKKIRRLPVLDKDKRLVGMLSLGDIAHSTNRELSGELLHAIADHHK
- the repC10 gene encoding Plasmid replication initiation protein RepC10 yields the protein MAFIQATAPDGERYRGLLSADNGLPDRHVLVDTIRNAAPRLGLRAPVIATLDAMLSCLPPRRSHHTVFASNATLTFRRNGITDRTLRRHVALLQEAGLLRRHDSPNGKRYTRHSAVEGRALRFGFDLSPLFDRLHEIASMAAQTLREQERIAYLRCKVRAITGEMLRLDPQDEGALAARTALRRKLSLEQVQDLLACLPDKVTKAEGSATEDDHTPERMSASDGQNVRHHHRSNKEHTDKESAQPVEQVTKPAKVTVPQLLASCPQAAEFSLRAIETVGDVIQHARTLAPMLGIRDSDVIAAQRRFGPYGVALTIWAIVEFHDRIKVVGAYFRALTTGAKSAGFDPGQLVRRLGAGRQCTA